One segment of Cervus canadensis isolate Bull #8, Minnesota chromosome 32, ASM1932006v1, whole genome shotgun sequence DNA contains the following:
- the ERCC4 gene encoding DNA repair endonuclease XPF: MEPGSPARATAMAPLLEYERQLVLELLDADGLVVCARGLGADRLLYHFLRLHCHPACLVLVLNTQPAEEEYFINQLKIEGVEHLPRRVTNEITSSNRYEVYTQGGVIFATSRILVVDFLTDRIPSDLITGILVYRAHRIIESCQEAFILRLFRQKNKRGFIKAFTDNAVAFDTGFCHVERVMRNLFVRKLYLWPRFHVAVNSFLELHKPEVVEIHVSMTPAMLAIQTAILDILNACLKELKCHNPSLEVEDLSLENAIGKPFDKTIRHYLDPLWHQLGAKTKSLVQDLKILRTLLQYLSQYDCITFLNLLESLRATEKAFGQNSGWLFLDSSTSMFVNARARVYHVPDAKMSKKIKLPEKLEIKEEQETKKELVLESNPKWAALTEVLKEIEAENKESEVLGGPGQVLICASDDRTCSQLREYLTVGAEVFLLRLYRKTFEKDSKAEDVWMRLRKEDDSKRIMKSNKRPKDLRDKDRPPAKEKALRKKKPRLTLTQMVGRTEELEGEAGVEEGSPGELTSSPESCTGDSKHEESDVNVSSDAAYGILKDPLTIIHPLLGCSDPYALTRVLHEVEPRYVVLYDAELTFVRQLEIYRASRPGKPLRVYFLIYGGSTEEQRYLTALRKEKEAFEKLIREKASMVIPEEREGRDETNLDLVRGCVSASAPTDTRKAGGQEQNGTQQSIVVDMREFRSELPSLIHRRGIDIEPVTLEVGDYILTPEMCVERKSISDLIGSLNNGRLYSQCISMSRYYKRPVLLIEFDPSKPFSLMSRGALYQEISGNDVSSKLTLLTLHFPRLRILWCPSPHATAELFEELKQNKPQPDASTAMAVTADSETLPEAEKYNPGPQDFLLKMPGINAKNCRSLMNHVKNIAELASLPFDQLASLLGNTGSARQLYDFIHTSYAEVLSRGRVRK; the protein is encoded by the exons ATGGAGCCGGGCTCGCCGGCTAGAGCGACGGCTATGGCGCCGCTCTTGGAATACGAGCGGCAGCTGGTGCTGGAACTGTTGGACGCCGACGGACTGGTAGTGTGCGCCCGCGGGCTCGGCGCGGACCGGCTCCTCTATCACTTCCTCCGGCTGCACTGCCACCCGGCGTGCCTCGTGCTGGTGCTCAACACGCAGCCGGCCGAAGAG GAGTATTTTATCAATCAGCTGAAGATAGAAGGAGTTGAACATCTCCCTCGGCGAGTAACAAATGAAATCACAAGTAGCAATCGCTATGAAGTATACACACAAGGCGGTGTGATATTTGCAACAAGCCGAATACTTGTGGTTGATTTCCTGACTGATAGAATACCTTCAGATTTAATTACCG GCATCTTGGTATATAGAGCTCACAGAATAATCGAGTCTTGTCAAGAAGCATTCATCTTGCGCCTCTTTCGACAGAAAAACAAACGTGGTTTTATTAAAGCCTTCACAGACAACGCTGTTGCCTTTGACACCGGCTTTTGTCACGTGGAAAGAGTGATGAGAAATCTTTTTGTAAGGAAGCTGTATCTGTGGCCAAG GTTCCATGTAGCAGTAAACTCGTTTTTAGAACTGCATAAACCCGAAGTCGTAGAAATTCATGTTTCTATGACACCTGCCATGCTTGCTATACAGACtgctattctggacattttaaatGCCTgtttaaaggaattaaaatgcCATAACCCGTCACTTGAAGTTGAAGATTTATCTTTAGAAAATGCTATTGGAAAACCTTTTGACAAG aCAATTCGCCATTACTTAGATCCTTTGTGGCACCAGCTTGGAGCCAAGACTAAATCCTTGGTTCAGGATTTGAAGATATTACGAACCCTGCTGCAGTATCTCTCTCAGTATGATTGTATCACATTTCTTAATCTTCTGGAATCTCTCAGAGCAACAGAGAAGGCATTCGGTCAGAATTCAG GTTGGCTCTTTCTTGACTCCAGCACCTCAATGTTTGTAAATGCTCGAGCAAGGGTTTATCATGTTCCAGAtgcaaaaatgagtaaaaaaatcaaactgcCTGAAAAACTGGAGATTAAAGAAGAACAAG aaacaaaaaaggaactGGTGCTAGAAAGCAACCCAAAGTGGGCAGCACTCACAGAAGTTTTGAAGGAAATTGAGGCAGAGAATAAGGAGAGTGAAGTCCTTGGTGGTCCAG GACAAGTTCTCATTTGCGCAAGTGACGACAGGACATGTTCCCAGCTGCGAGAGTACCTCACTGTCGGAGCAGAGGTCTTCTTGTTGAGGCTGTACAGAAAAACCTTTGAGAAGGACAGCAAAGCCGAAGATGTATGGATGAGATTAAGGAAGGAAGATGACTCGAAGAGAATCATGAAATCCAACAAGAGGCCCAAAGACCTCCGAGACAAAGACAGGCCCCCTGCCAAAGAGAAGGCCCTCAGAAAGAAGAAACCAAGGTTGACTTTAACTCAGATGGTGGGAAGAACTGAAGAACTAGAGGGGGAGGCAGGTGTTGAGGAGGGCAGCCCAGGAGAGCTGACCAGCAGCCCGGAGAGCTGCACAGGAGACAGTAAGCACGAGGAGTCTGATGTGAACGTGTCCTCCGATGCCGCCTACGGGATTCTGAAAGACCCCCTCACCATCATCCACCCGCTCCTGGGCTGCAGTGATCCCTACGCTCTGACACGCGTGCTCCACGAGGTGGAGCCGAGATACGTGGTCTTGTATGATGCAGAGCTGACCTTCGTGCGTCAGCTTGAAATTTACAGGGCGTCTCGGCCCGGGAAGCCTCTCAG GGTTTACTTTCTTATATACGGAGGTTCAACGGAGGAACAGCGCTACCTCACTGCTTTGcggaaagaaaaggaagctttTGAAAAGCTCATAAG ggaaAAGGCTAGCATGGTCATCCCTGaagaaagagaaggcagagaCGAAACGAACCTCGACCTTGTGAGAGGCTGCGTGTCTGCCAGTGCTCCCACCGACACGCGAAAAGCCG gcGGCCAGGAGCAGAACGGTACCCAGCAGAGCATCGTCGTGGACATGCGGGAGTTTCGAAGTGAGCTGCCCTCTCTGATCCACCGCCGGGGCATCGACATCGAGCCAGTGACCCTGGAGGTCGGAGACTACATCCTGACTCCGGAAATGTGCGTGGAGCGCAAGAGCATCAGTGATCTGATTGGCTCCTTGAACAACGGCCGCCTTTACAGCCAGTGCATCTCCATGTCCCGCTACTACAAGCGGCCGGTGCTTCTCATCGAGTTCGACCCCAGTAAGCCGTTCTCTCTCATGTCCCGCGGCGCCCTCTATCAGGAGATCTCCGGCAACGACGTCAGCTCCAAGCTCACCCTCCTCACGCTGCACTTCCCGCGGCTGCGGATCCTCTGGTGCCCCTCCCCGCACGCCACCGCCGAGCTGTTCGAGGAGCTGAAGCAGAACAAGCCTCAGCCGGACGCCAGCACCGCCATGGCAGTGACCGCCGACTCCGAGACTCTCCCCGAGGCGGAGAAGTACAACCCCGGGCCCCAGGACTTCTTGTTAAAAATGCCGGGGATAAACGCCAAAAACTGCCGCTCCTTGATGAACCACGTGAAGAACATCGCTGAATTAGCAAGCCTGCCCTTCGACCAGCTGGCGAGCCTGCTGGGGAACACGGGCAGTGCGCGGCAGCTCTATGACTTCATTCACACCTCCTATGCAGAGGTCCTGTCCAGAGGGAGAGTGAGAAAGTGA